In Aquabacterium sp. OR-4, the DNA window CGGCATGGCCCAGTGGCTGGGCGGCGAGCGCCTGCCCTGGCGCCTGTGCTTCAACCGCGTGGCTCCGCGCCGCATCGAGCAGCACCAGGCCTACCTGGGCAGCGCGCTGCGCTTTGGCTGCCATGTCGACGCCATGATCCTGCCGCGCGAGCTGCTGCAACGCCGCTGGCCGGCCGCCGGGCAGGTGGGCGCAGCGGCCCGCCGCGCCGCGCGCCACGCGGCCGACGCCGAAACCGCGGCCCTGCCGCGCAGCCTGCTGGCGCTGCTGCACGAGCACCTGCACCAGCAGCTGTGGCCACGCGGGCCCGCCAGCGCCCATGGCAACCCAATGGATGAGATGAGCGGCTTGCCGGGTGACGGCCTCAACCCGGCGCCGGCCGTTCCGGCCCCGCTGCCCGCACCCGGCCAGCCCTGCACCCTGGAGCATGCGGCCGCCGCGCTGGGCACCAGCCCGGCCACGCTGAAGCGGCGGCTGGCCGCCGAGGGCACGCACTTCCAGGCCGAGCTGGACCAGGTGCGCAGCCACCTGGCGCTGTACCTCTACCGCTACCGAGGCGCCGACAACGCCCAGGTGGCGCAGGCCCTGGGCTTTGCCGACGTGCCCAACTTCCGCCGCTCGTTCAAGCGCTGGACCGGGCTCACGCCGCAAAGCCTGCGCACCGGCCTGATCAGCCCCGGCCCGGCGCCCTGGCCTGCGGCAGCAGGCTGAGCCGGGCGTGGGGCGCGGCGCCCCAGGGCCAGGCTGCCGGCCGAATCCCCACACCCAGGCCCGGTGCCGGGCCGCCCATCACCACCACATCACGGCGGTCTCGCCCATGTCGCTGGCGTGATACAGCCGGATGCGCAGCACATAGGTGCGGCCCTTGTGCAGGCGCTGGCGGATCAGCGCATTGCGCTCTTCGCCACTGTCGTCGTCGGCGGTGAGGTACAGGTCCTCGGTGGCGGTGCGCTCGAACAGCGCGGCCACCACGTCGGCATCGCCAAAGGTCTGCATCCGGTAGTAGCGGCTGCTCTTGGGCTTGAGCAGCATGTTGATCTGGCCGCCAGCCGGCACATCGAAGCGCCGGGCCGTCAGCATCGGCAGCTCGGGCTCGGCAGCGGCGGTCAGGGGCGGGTAGAAGCTGCGGATCCATTCGCGGTCGCGCGCCGACAGGCCACCGGCCGGTTGCAGCGGCTGCACCTGGTAGATCGGTGGTGACTCGATCAGGCCGGCCTCGAACGGGTAGTGCATGACCGAATCCTTGTCCCAGTTCGAGCCCTGCACGGTGTCGGCGTTGATCTTGCGGATGATGTTGTGAAACGTCACCTCGCGCGGCCACTCGTTGGGTGGCTGGGCCAGCGCTGCATACACCGCCTCTTCGTTCCAGACGATGCCGGCCTTGGGGTTCTGGTGCTCGTGCGGCAGGCCCATGCTGTGGCCGATCTCGTGCGCGGCGGTCTCCCAGTCGAAGTTG includes these proteins:
- a CDS encoding AraC family transcriptional regulator, whose translation is MFTGSTRPAWYDAGTPLIPSLHQPALVAEHMAAHLDDHLDEHLDDPRAWQAGGGMPACRTPPDAALAAWLAGSGLAPELFGPRPGLLSPAQWLALLARAERSLAAPDTAFELGRMLLPGHHGAASQALAQAAHLGEALHLLQQHAARLSPLLTPRLVLAGPEAVLLWTDAVGLGAQRGFVVDLMMAAVVGMAQWLGGERLPWRLCFNRVAPRRIEQHQAYLGSALRFGCHVDAMILPRELLQRRWPAAGQVGAAARRAARHAADAETAALPRSLLALLHEHLHQQLWPRGPASAHGNPMDEMSGLPGDGLNPAPAVPAPLPAPGQPCTLEHAAAALGTSPATLKRRLAAEGTHFQAELDQVRSHLALYLYRYRGADNAQVAQALGFADVPNFRRSFKRWTGLTPQSLRTGLISPGPAPWPAAAG
- a CDS encoding M12 family metallopeptidase; the protein is MASRKTAATGRATIGRADGGPLRLRHYCSMREAAPRTFKPGVAANRMRAIIVNDRKWVNGSTLRYAFFENRPGLAHLAGTEAQKKVFRDGLKAWVDLGIGLKFEEVPKRADAQLRIAFQRNDGHWSYIGRDVLDQGIDAATMNLDPTAGNFDWETAAHEIGHSMGLPHEHQNPKAGIVWNEEAVYAALAQPPNEWPREVTFHNIIRKINADTVQGSNWDKDSVMHYPFEAGLIESPPIYQVQPLQPAGGLSARDREWIRSFYPPLTAAAEPELPMLTARRFDVPAGGQINMLLKPKSSRYYRMQTFGDADVVAALFERTATEDLYLTADDDSGEERNALIRQRLHKGRTYVLRIRLYHASDMGETAVMWW